The genomic window CCTTGTCGAGAATAAATTTTTTATTTGCCAAAAGTTAGTTTATTGCGTATACTTTGTCGAGAATATTTTGTTGTATAAAAGCGTTATGTCAAATAAAATGACAGGCGCATTTCAGCTTTTATGAGAACACATACGTGCGGAGAATTACGTGCAAACGATGTAGGGAAAGAAGTAACTTTAACTGGTTGGGTACATAGAAGACGAGACCATGGAGGAGTTATTTTTGTAGATCTTCGAGATAGATACGGACTTACTCAAATAAAATTTGATCCAGAAATACATGAAGTATCATGGAAGAACGCAGAACATATTCGAAGTGAATGGGTTCTAAAAGTAACTGGAAGTATTTTGAGTCGACCTCAGGATATGATTAATCCCAAAATTGATACGGGCTCTATTGAAATTGGTGTAAAAGAATTAGAAATTCTCAATGAATCAAAAGTTCTACCATTTGAAATTGATGAAGAAAAGGCTGAAGAATCAAATGAAAATATACGTTTACAGTATCGTTTTTTGGATCTTCGTCGTCCAGCATTGCAAAAATTATTGAAACTCAAAGATCATTATATTCGACATATGCGTGAATATTTTCACACACGTGGTTTTATCGAGGTGCAAACGCCAATTTTGGCGAATTCTTCTCCGGAGGGAGCTCGAGATTTTCTCATTCCTTCTCGGCTTCATCCAGGAAAGTTTTATGCACTTCCGCAAGCACCTCAGCAATTTAAGCAACTTCTTATGGTAGGAGGTGTGGATCGATATTTTCAAATAGCACCCTGTTTTCGAGATGAAGATCCTCGTATGGACAGGCACTATGGAGAATTTTATCAATTGGATATGGAGATGAGTTTTGTAACTCAGGATGATATTTTTCAAATCATGGAACCATTGATGATAGAATTAACAGAAAATTTTTCAAATAAAAAGGTTACACGCCTTAATCCAGATGGACGCTTCATCAAACTTGCATGGAAAGAAGCTATGACTCGTTATGGTATCGACAAGCCAGACCTTCGTTTTGATTTGGAAATTTTTCCAATAACAGAAATGGTTTCCGGTTGTGGTTTCTCGGTTTTTTCTCAGGCTATTGAAAATGGCGGTGTTGTTCATGCTATGAAAGTGGATGAAGGTTCAAAATTGAGCAGGAAAGATATTGATGAGCTCACGGAAATTGCTAAAACAAAAGGCGCTAAGGGCTTGGCCTATATTATTGTAAGAGATGGCGGAGAACTTCAGTCGCCCATTGTAAAGTTTTTAGGAAACGAATTAGCCAAAGAGATTGTTCAAAAAGTTAAAGCTAAAACGGGGGATATTATCTTTTTTAGTGCGGATTCTTGGAAAACAGTCTGTTCAGCTTTGGGTGCTGTGCGAAATGAGTGTGCTCAGCGTTTAGGTCTTAAAGATAATACAAAAGCTGTGTGGTGCTGGATAGTGGACTTCCCTATGTATTCTCATTCAGAAATTGAGCCGGGAAGACTTGATTTTGAACACAATCCTTTTTCTATGCCTCAAGGTGGAATGAAAACTCTGGAAGAAAAAGATCCATTGGATATTTTGGCATATCAATATGATTTGGTTCTTAATGGATTTGAAGCTTCTAGTGGTGCTATTCGAAATCATGATCCAAAAATTATGTATAAGGCTTTCGAAATAGCTGGATATACTAAGGAAGAAGTTGATAAAAGGTTCGGAGCACTTATTCGAGCATTTCAGTACGGAGCACCTCCTCATGGAGGAAATGCTCCTGGAATTGATCGAATCCTTATGGTCCTTCATGA from Candidatus Moraniibacteriota bacterium includes these protein-coding regions:
- the aspS gene encoding aspartate--tRNA ligase, which encodes MRTHTCGELRANDVGKEVTLTGWVHRRRDHGGVIFVDLRDRYGLTQIKFDPEIHEVSWKNAEHIRSEWVLKVTGSILSRPQDMINPKIDTGSIEIGVKELEILNESKVLPFEIDEEKAEESNENIRLQYRFLDLRRPALQKLLKLKDHYIRHMREYFHTRGFIEVQTPILANSSPEGARDFLIPSRLHPGKFYALPQAPQQFKQLLMVGGVDRYFQIAPCFRDEDPRMDRHYGEFYQLDMEMSFVTQDDIFQIMEPLMIELTENFSNKKVTRLNPDGRFIKLAWKEAMTRYGIDKPDLRFDLEIFPITEMVSGCGFSVFSQAIENGGVVHAMKVDEGSKLSRKDIDELTEIAKTKGAKGLAYIIVRDGGELQSPIVKFLGNELAKEIVQKVKAKTGDIIFFSADSWKTVCSALGAVRNECAQRLGLKDNTKAVWCWIVDFPMYSHSEIEPGRLDFEHNPFSMPQGGMKTLEEKDPLDILAYQYDLVLNGFEASSGAIRNHDPKIMYKAFEIAGYTKEEVDKRFGALIRAFQYGAPPHGGNAPGIDRILMVLHDLDSIRDIYAFPKDGRGRDLMMNSPSEIDSKQLRETNIRLAR